One Onychostoma macrolepis isolate SWU-2019 chromosome 15, ASM1243209v1, whole genome shotgun sequence DNA segment encodes these proteins:
- the si:dkey-243k1.3 gene encoding endonuclease domain-containing 1 protein-like → MEVSFIVCVLIGVFLGPADGHVVANFWDSPDCIKYFYKEKVPDLGASLPDVVRLCQRFLNTYHFATLYNTYYRTAVYSAYIFQPSNGGGRESRWFVEPQLVNPSWSSEMEDGYKLSQQNPNIYLGEKQALNEDYKNSGFDRGHLNPNGHHAVPSRNATFTLTNVVPQNPTLNQNAWNKHESKLTSLFNANCHQAYVLVGAIPSSNNWIIKNNVKRVNIPEYVWNAYCCVNQNGRPILSGAATALNTELNVVVEHTLDEMVNFLQQFSDAPVNELFSGQCKS, encoded by the exons ATGGAGGTTTCTTTCATTGTGTGTGTCCTCATTGGCGTGTTCCTGGGCCCTGCAGATGGACATGTGGTAGCTAATTTCTGGGATTCACCTGATTGCATCAAGTACTTCTACAAGGAGAAAGTTCCAGATTTGGGAGCTTCCCTGCCTGATGTGGTCCGTTTATGTCAGCGCTTCCTAAACACGTATCACTTCGCCACACTGTACAACACATACTACCGCACAGCTGTCTATTCTGCTTACATATTTCAACCAAGCAACGGTGGAGGCAGAGAGTCACGCTGGTTTGTAGAGCCACAG TTGGTGAATCCCTCATGGTCCAGTGAAATGGAAGATGGGTATAAGCTGTCACAGCAGAACCCAAACATCTATTTGGGAGAAAAACAGGCTCTGAATGAAGATTACAAAAACTCAGGTTTTGACCGTGGACACTTGAACCCCAATGGACATCATGCAG TTCCAAGTCGTAATGCCACCTTTACCCTGACCAATGTGGTGCCTCAAAACCCAACGCTGAATCAGAACGCTTGGAACAAACATGAGTCTAAACTGACCAGCTTGTTCAATGCCAACTGTCATCAGGCTTATGTGCTGGTTGGTGCCATTCCTTCCTCTAACAACTGGATCATCAAGAACAATGTCAAAAGGGTCAACATCCCAGAGTACGTCTGGAACGCTTACTGCTGCGTCAATCAAAATGGTCGCCCCATCCTAAGCGGTGCTGCAACTGCCCTAAACACAGAGCTGAATGTTGTTGTAGAACACACCTTAGATGAGATGGTCAACTTCCTTCAGCAGTTCTCTGATGCACCGGTGAATGAGCTGTTCAGCGGCCAGTGCAAATCTTAG